In the genome of Armatimonadota bacterium, one region contains:
- a CDS encoding prepilin-type N-terminal cleavage/methylation domain-containing protein — protein sequence MQRVNNREMHGFTLVEIIVVIGIIIILLAIMSSSLVQATRSAKVTATATRLRQIWTALSLYRSENGGDTSYGFPSDMGLPERSPYGEPAWFKDPPPCGYHPFQFKTNFYLMCLCNVPEGELLASCRARVSKNVQTYKEDWILLVDDNCTDPNVNLFNKYQEKRAVGVLLGGSLKVRHSTGNHLDPSWWATAE from the coding sequence ATGCAAAGAGTAAATAATCGAGAAATGCATGGATTCACATTAGTGGAGATCATCGTAGTGATCGGAATTATCATCATTCTACTTGCAATAATGTCTTCTTCTCTCGTTCAGGCAACTAGATCTGCAAAAGTTACTGCTACTGCGACTAGGTTGAGGCAAATTTGGACGGCATTAAGTCTCTACAGATCCGAAAACGGGGGCGATACTTCTTACGGGTTCCCATCAGACATGGGACTGCCAGAACGCTCGCCTTACGGTGAACCTGCGTGGTTCAAGGATCCCCCTCCGTGCGGATACCATCCATTTCAGTTCAAAACAAACTTCTACTTGATGTGCCTCTGCAATGTCCCAGAGGGTGAGCTGCTCGCGTCGTGTCGTGCACGGGTCTCAAAAAATGTTCAGACATACAAAGAGGACTGGATATTGCTGGTCGACGATAATTGTACTGACCCGAATGTTAATCTCTTCAATAAATATCAAGAAAAGAGGGCAGTCGGAGTATTGCTTGGTGGATCACTCAAGGTGCGCCATTCTACAGGAAATCATCTTGATCCGAGTTGGTGGGCAACTGCTGAATGA